In Flavobacterium sp. CS20, a single window of DNA contains:
- a CDS encoding GNAT family N-acetyltransferase has translation MLSFGAKHIYLRALEAEDLSFLEHIENDEKLWHLSNTQTPFSNDILKNYLDNRHRDIFDVKQLRLVICKNDNNQRVGFIDIYDFSPRHKRAGLGIVVEESFRGQGYAKEAIKAVLKYGFDHLDLHQFFAYIELNNIESIKLFESCGFVKTGEQKDWNFHHSQFHSQAIYQKIKDVH, from the coding sequence ATGTTGAGTTTTGGTGCTAAACATATATATCTTAGAGCTTTAGAAGCTGAAGATTTGTCATTTTTAGAACATATTGAAAACGATGAGAAGCTTTGGCATTTAAGCAACACCCAAACGCCATTTTCTAATGATATTTTAAAAAATTATTTAGACAATCGGCATCGCGATATTTTTGATGTCAAACAATTGCGACTGGTGATTTGCAAAAACGATAACAACCAACGTGTTGGTTTTATCGATATTTATGATTTTTCGCCACGACACAAACGTGCTGGCTTAGGGATTGTGGTAGAAGAATCTTTTCGGGGTCAAGGTTATGCCAAAGAAGCGATTAAAGCTGTTTTAAAATATGGGTTTGATCACTTAGACTTGCATCAATTTTTTGCCTACATTGAATTGAATAATATAGAAAGTATCAAACTTTTTGAATCTTGCGGTTTTGTGAAAACTGGCGAGCAAAAAGACTGGAATTTTCATCATAGTCAATTTCATTCTCAAGCCATTTATCAAAAAATAAAAGATGTACATTAA
- a CDS encoding type I restriction enzyme HsdR N-terminal domain-containing protein, translating to MQNLNFPKYDFRFQKYNDKIRIFSVLRKKFIVLTPEEWVRQHCVNFLIEEKGCSTALMNEEKKVVINNMSKRYDIVVFEPNGKIQLVVECKSPEVEINQETFDQIARYNLSLNAQYLMLTNGLNHYFCQLDYKNESYIFLQELPKFD from the coding sequence ATGCAAAATCTTAATTTTCCGAAATACGATTTTAGGTTTCAAAAATACAACGATAAAATTAGGATTTTTTCAGTCTTGAGAAAAAAATTTATTGTACTTACGCCAGAAGAATGGGTGAGGCAACATTGTGTGAATTTTTTAATTGAAGAAAAAGGTTGTTCAACAGCTTTGATGAACGAAGAAAAGAAAGTTGTTATCAACAATATGTCAAAACGCTATGACATTGTTGTTTTTGAGCCAAACGGCAAAATCCAATTGGTAGTAGAGTGCAAATCACCTGAAGTTGAAATCAATCAAGAGACTTTTGACCAAATAGCACGATACAACTTGAGTTTAAATGCTCAGTATTTGATGCTAACTAATGGATTAAATCATTACTTTTGTCAACTTGATTATAAAAATGAATCTTATATTTTTTTACAAGAGTTACCAAAATTTGATTAA
- a CDS encoding phosphoribosylaminoimidazolesuccinocarboxamide synthase, producing the protein MLKSLTHTNFTFPNQTDYYQGKVRNVYTINDDILIIIATDRLSAFDVVLPQGIPYKGQILNQLATYMLDKTQHEVPNWLISSPHPNVSIGHKCEPFKVEMVVRQYLTGHAYREYKAGKRELCGVKLPDGLKEHDKFEQPIITPTTKAEQGDHDQDISKEEILKQNIVNQEDYKTLEEYSLKLFEMGTTLAKSRGLLLVDTKYEFGKTADGKIVVIDEIHTPDSSRYFYADTYQELQDKGEKQKQLSKEFVREWLMKQGFQGKTGQQIPDLPDDFITHVTDRYIELYEKITNQKFEPLAYNSIESDIKNTIDQFLKQ; encoded by the coding sequence ATGTTAAAAAGCTTAACTCATACCAATTTTACATTTCCTAACCAAACCGATTATTATCAAGGTAAGGTTAGAAATGTTTATACTATAAACGATGATATTCTCATCATTATCGCCACTGATAGATTAAGTGCTTTTGATGTGGTTTTGCCCCAAGGCATTCCGTACAAAGGTCAAATTTTAAATCAATTAGCCACTTATATGTTGGACAAAACCCAACACGAAGTGCCCAATTGGCTCATCTCATCGCCACATCCAAACGTCAGTATTGGTCATAAATGCGAACCGTTTAAAGTTGAAATGGTGGTCAGGCAATATCTTACGGGTCACGCTTATCGAGAATACAAAGCAGGAAAACGAGAGCTTTGCGGGGTGAAATTGCCTGACGGTCTTAAAGAACACGACAAATTTGAACAACCTATCATCACGCCAACCACCAAAGCTGAGCAAGGCGACCACGATCAAGATATTTCAAAAGAAGAAATTCTAAAACAAAATATTGTCAACCAAGAAGACTATAAAACATTAGAAGAATACAGCCTCAAGTTGTTTGAAATGGGAACAACACTTGCCAAATCTCGTGGCTTGCTTCTTGTTGACACAAAATACGAATTTGGTAAAACTGCGGATGGCAAAATTGTAGTGATCGACGAAATTCACACGCCAGATTCGTCGCGTTATTTTTATGCTGACACCTATCAAGAGCTTCAAGACAAGGGCGAAAAACAAAAACAACTCTCCAAAGAGTTTGTCCGTGAATGGCTAATGAAACAAGGCTTTCAAGGCAAAACAGGACAGCAAATACCCGATTTGCCTGATGATTTTATAACGCACGTTACCGATAGATATATTGAACTTTATGAAAAAATCACAAATCAAAAATTCGAACCTTTAGCTTACAATTCTATTGAAAGCGATATTAAAAACACAATTGATCAATTTTTAAAACAGTAA
- a CDS encoding glycoside hydrolase family 3 protein, whose product MNYKQILILIFIMALSKSFTSCDSKNKNAKAEFNSSDVIKKMNVKEKAQLVVGTGMYLPLPDSILKQLPIELKDRLDYNSEYGKMVKKIRQYLPGSAGVTAEFPQYGITSQTLADGPAGLRILPTREGQEGTFYATAFPIGTLLASTWNKELVNKVGHAMGEEVLEYGADVLLAPALNLQRDPLNGRNFEYYSEDPLVSGKTASAMINGIQSNGVGTSVKHFAVNNQETNRMTVNTILSERALRELYLRGFEIAVKEAKPWTVMSSYNKVNGKYTSEDKDLLTTILRDEWGFDGYVMTDWGGGSDIVAQLKSGNDMIQPGSPEQIDEVVNAVKKGDLKESELDKNVERILDVMQKTPRFKGYEPTNQPDLKAHAKVARQAATEGMVLLENKDKALPLNQSIQNIAAFGANSYDFISGGTGSGDVNEAYTVSLIEGLENANYNMNDELKKIYQNYITETEKNQPPPENQLTALLGGKLPIPEMQLDKAVAKKMAKKSDIALITIGRNAGEGEDRKAEAGDFYLTDIEKSMIKNVSEAFHAQGKKAIVILNIAGVIETASWKNIPDAILCTWLPGQEAGDAVVDVLSGKTNPSGKLATTFPKLYKDTSTSDYFPGYAVEGDADDKQDESGFSFMKREPWEVVYQEDIFVGYRYFQTFDVPVSYEFGYGQSYTSFEYDNLKLDKTNFKDNLKITVNIKNTGEVSGKEVVQVYVSAPNGKLIKPKSELVAFGKTKSLEPGQSETLSFDISAKDLASFDEDNSAWLVEAGDYVLKVGASSEDIKLEQNFKVNQDIIVEEVHKVMTPKQEIEVLRP is encoded by the coding sequence ATGAATTACAAACAAATTTTAATCTTAATCTTTATTATGGCTTTAAGTAAATCATTTACTTCTTGCGATTCAAAAAACAAAAACGCCAAAGCCGAATTCAATTCGTCTGATGTCATCAAAAAAATGAACGTTAAAGAGAAAGCCCAATTAGTGGTTGGCACAGGAATGTATCTCCCATTACCTGATTCTATTCTAAAACAATTGCCTATAGAATTGAAGGATAGACTTGACTATAATTCAGAATATGGCAAAATGGTCAAAAAAATTCGTCAATATTTGCCAGGTTCTGCTGGTGTAACTGCCGAGTTTCCTCAATATGGCATTACCAGTCAAACCCTTGCAGATGGTCCAGCGGGTTTAAGGATTTTACCAACTCGAGAAGGTCAGGAAGGTACGTTTTACGCCACAGCATTTCCAATAGGCACTTTACTGGCATCGACTTGGAACAAAGAATTAGTAAACAAAGTTGGACATGCCATGGGCGAAGAAGTTTTAGAATACGGTGCAGATGTTTTGTTAGCTCCAGCACTTAATCTGCAACGTGATCCTTTAAACGGCAGAAATTTTGAATACTATTCTGAAGATCCATTAGTGTCAGGTAAAACAGCTTCGGCTATGATTAATGGCATCCAGTCTAATGGCGTTGGCACTTCTGTTAAGCATTTTGCTGTCAATAATCAAGAAACCAACCGAATGACGGTTAATACCATTCTGTCAGAACGGGCTTTGCGCGAATTGTATTTAAGAGGTTTTGAAATTGCCGTGAAAGAAGCCAAACCTTGGACAGTGATGTCGTCTTACAACAAAGTCAATGGCAAATATACTTCAGAAGATAAAGACTTATTGACTACTATTTTACGAGACGAATGGGGTTTTGATGGCTACGTCATGACTGATTGGGGCGGTGGAAGCGATATTGTAGCTCAGCTCAAATCAGGTAATGATATGATTCAACCTGGCTCACCCGAACAAATTGACGAAGTGGTCAATGCCGTTAAAAAAGGCGATTTAAAAGAAAGTGAATTAGATAAAAATGTAGAGCGAATTTTAGACGTTATGCAAAAAACGCCTAGATTTAAAGGTTATGAACCTACAAATCAACCCGACTTAAAAGCTCATGCCAAAGTTGCTAGACAAGCCGCAACCGAAGGTATGGTTTTGCTTGAAAATAAAGACAAAGCCTTACCCTTAAATCAATCCATTCAAAATATTGCTGCATTTGGTGCTAATTCTTATGACTTTATTTCAGGCGGAACAGGAAGTGGTGATGTCAATGAAGCCTATACCGTATCGCTGATAGAAGGTCTGGAAAATGCCAATTATAATATGAATGATGAATTGAAAAAGATTTATCAAAACTATATCACAGAAACTGAAAAAAACCAACCACCACCAGAAAATCAATTAACAGCTTTACTCGGTGGCAAATTGCCTATTCCTGAAATGCAATTAGATAAAGCAGTTGCTAAAAAAATGGCTAAAAAATCTGATATAGCTTTGATTACTATTGGCAGAAATGCAGGTGAAGGTGAAGATCGGAAAGCTGAAGCTGGTGATTTCTACCTCACAGACATAGAAAAATCAATGATAAAAAATGTCAGCGAAGCTTTTCACGCTCAAGGCAAAAAAGCTATTGTAATTTTGAATATTGCTGGCGTAATAGAAACAGCGTCTTGGAAAAACATTCCTGATGCTATTTTATGCACGTGGTTACCTGGTCAAGAAGCAGGTGATGCAGTGGTTGATGTATTAAGTGGAAAAACAAATCCTTCGGGTAAACTGGCGACTACGTTTCCAAAACTTTACAAAGACACCTCAACCTCAGACTATTTTCCAGGTTATGCTGTAGAAGGTGATGCTGATGATAAGCAAGATGAGTCTGGGTTTTCATTTATGAAGCGTGAGCCTTGGGAAGTGGTTTATCAAGAGGACATTTTTGTAGGTTATCGGTATTTTCAAACATTTGATGTTCCTGTTTCTTACGAATTTGGCTATGGTCAATCTTACACGAGCTTTGAATATGACAATTTAAAATTAGATAAAACCAATTTTAAAGATAATTTAAAAATAACAGTAAATATTAAAAACACAGGTGAAGTCAGCGGAAAAGAAGTGGTTCAAGTTTATGTTTCTGCACCCAATGGCAAACTGATAAAACCCAAATCTGAACTTGTTGCTTTTGGTAAAACCAAATCTTTAGAACCTGGTCAATCTGAAACCTTAAGCTTTGACATTTCTGCTAAAGACCTCGCTTCTTTTGATGAAGACAACTCTGCATGGCTTGTTGAAGCTGGCGATTATGTGTTAAAAGTTGGAGCCTCTTCAGAAGATATCAAATTAGAGCAAAACTTTAAGGTAAATCAAGACATTATTGTTGAAGAAGTTCATAAGGTAATGACTCCAAAACAAGAGATTGAAGTGTTGAGACCATAG
- the mltG gene encoding endolytic transglycosylase MltG: MYIKKILLFIAVVAVLILGYFSFMIYQAVFLPNTSFESQSASVYISKNDNYDSLIKRLTPLLKDTKSFVNVAKRKQYQPQAGHFIIKKDMNNNDIVNVLRSQNTPINITFNNAESLAELSGILALQFDADSLEIYKAFSDDSFLKAKKMTTQQSLSLYIPNTYEFYWNAEPKDIQKRLLHQYEIFWNSTREEKRKAINLSRLEVSVLASIVQKETAKVDERPKVAGVYINRLKRGLKLQADPTVIYALKQKYQKPDTIIKRVLTKDLTIDSPFNTYKYAGLPPAPLIMPDISSIDAVLNYEKHNYLYFVASTTNPGYHIFAKTLSEHNRNAQKYRRWINQQRIYR, from the coding sequence ATGTACATTAAAAAAATCTTATTGTTTATAGCGGTTGTAGCGGTTTTGATTTTAGGCTATTTCAGCTTTATGATTTATCAAGCTGTTTTTTTGCCCAACACTTCTTTTGAGTCTCAATCGGCTTCGGTTTATATCTCAAAAAACGACAATTATGACAGTCTTATCAAAAGGTTAACCCCTTTGCTTAAAGACACCAAAAGTTTTGTCAATGTGGCGAAGCGAAAGCAATATCAACCTCAAGCGGGTCATTTTATTATAAAAAAAGATATGAACAACAATGATATTGTTAATGTGTTAAGAAGCCAAAATACACCGATAAATATTACTTTTAATAATGCGGAAAGCTTAGCCGAACTGAGTGGAATATTGGCATTACAGTTTGATGCCGATTCTTTAGAAATATATAAGGCCTTTAGTGATGACTCTTTTTTAAAAGCCAAAAAAATGACGACTCAACAGTCTCTATCACTTTATATACCAAATACTTATGAGTTTTATTGGAATGCTGAACCCAAAGATATTCAAAAACGTTTACTTCATCAATATGAAATATTTTGGAACTCAACTCGAGAAGAAAAACGAAAAGCTATAAATCTTAGCCGATTAGAAGTTTCCGTTTTGGCTTCTATCGTTCAAAAAGAAACGGCAAAAGTTGATGAACGACCAAAAGTGGCAGGCGTTTATATCAACAGACTTAAACGAGGTTTGAAACTACAAGCCGACCCAACAGTAATTTACGCCCTAAAACAAAAATATCAAAAGCCAGATACCATCATAAAAAGAGTATTGACCAAAGACTTGACAATCGATTCCCCTTTTAATACATATAAGTATGCTGGTTTACCACCAGCACCGTTAATCATGCCTGATATTTCTTCGATTGACGCAGTATTGAATTACGAAAAACACAATTATTTGTATTTTGTCGCCAGCACAACCAATCCAGGATATCATATTTTTGCGAAAACTTTAAGTGAGCATAACAGAAATGCACAAAAATATCGTCGTTGGATAAATCAACAGCGGATATATAGATGA
- the dapF gene encoding diaminopimelate epimerase, with translation MTQQLQFYKYQGTGNDFVIIDNRKQVFKNDTKLVKKLCNRKFGIGADGLICLENSNKVDFKMLYYNADGRESSMCGNGGRCIVAFAKYLGLISEQCTFEAVDGLHQAIIDTENQVELKMTDVHKINYFDNDIVLDTGSPHYVSFVENTKNIDVPKKGAEIRYSEAFKTEGINVNFAHLADNKLNIRTYERGVEDETLSCGTGVTAVAIAHAYQNLVSTNTVDIETLGGNLKVKFEKSTSGYKNIWLIGPVEMVFKGEIEC, from the coding sequence ATGACTCAACAATTACAATTTTATAAATACCAAGGCACAGGTAACGATTTTGTCATTATTGATAACCGCAAACAGGTTTTCAAAAACGATACCAAACTTGTTAAAAAATTATGCAATCGTAAATTTGGGATTGGAGCAGATGGATTAATTTGCTTAGAAAATTCTAATAAAGTTGATTTTAAAATGCTTTACTATAACGCCGACGGTCGCGAAAGCAGTATGTGTGGCAATGGTGGACGATGTATTGTTGCATTTGCAAAATACTTAGGCTTGATCAGTGAACAATGTACTTTTGAAGCTGTTGATGGTTTACATCAAGCCATAATTGATACTGAAAACCAAGTAGAGTTAAAAATGACAGATGTTCATAAAATTAACTATTTTGATAACGATATTGTTTTAGATACAGGTTCGCCACATTATGTGTCATTTGTAGAAAACACAAAAAACATAGATGTTCCTAAAAAAGGAGCTGAAATCAGATATTCTGAAGCCTTTAAAACAGAAGGTATCAATGTCAATTTTGCACACTTAGCAGATAACAAACTCAATATCAGGACATACGAAAGAGGTGTTGAAGATGAAACCTTGTCATGTGGCACAGGCGTTACCGCAGTTGCGATAGCTCACGCTTATCAAAATTTGGTTTCCACTAATACGGTTGATATTGAAACACTTGGAGGGAATTTAAAAGTCAAATTTGAAAAATCAACTTCAGGTTATAAAAATATTTGGTTAATCGGGCCTGTGGAAATGGTCTTTAAAGGAGAGATTGAATGTTGA
- the holA gene encoding DNA polymerase III subunit delta, which translates to MENAEALLKRLQQKKYKPIYVLVGVDETYFVDLISNYIEQNVLPQEQKAFNQTILYGKDTDIEELINVAKRYPMMADHQVIIVREAQQLKNIEKLEAYVNNPQLSTILVLCFKHKKVDGRKKVFKDIKKKYEFYQTGKIYEKHIIKWMNSSLKKSDYSIEPKASKMLLEFLGNNISNINKELEKLKQILPKSTTIKPEHIEDNVGISKDYNNFELINAIGIKDEFKAQKIAKYFAQNPKNHPLLLSLGLMFNYFNKILTYHALNNKSESNATRALGVPPYFVKDYIYASKNYNMKDTTRAIELIRETDAQSKGINSAQIKEEDLLRTLLVKIMRA; encoded by the coding sequence ATGGAAAACGCTGAAGCTTTACTCAAACGTCTTCAACAAAAAAAATACAAACCCATTTATGTGCTTGTAGGTGTTGATGAAACCTATTTTGTAGATTTAATATCTAATTATATCGAGCAAAATGTACTCCCTCAAGAACAAAAAGCCTTTAATCAAACCATTTTGTACGGCAAAGATACGGATATTGAAGAATTAATCAATGTCGCCAAGCGTTATCCTATGATGGCTGACCACCAAGTCATAATAGTCAGAGAAGCTCAACAACTGAAAAATATTGAAAAACTAGAAGCTTATGTCAACAATCCTCAACTCTCAACTATATTAGTTTTGTGTTTTAAGCATAAAAAAGTTGATGGTAGAAAGAAAGTATTCAAAGACATTAAGAAAAAATATGAATTTTACCAAACAGGTAAGATCTATGAAAAACACATCATCAAATGGATGAATAGTAGTCTGAAAAAATCAGATTACAGCATTGAACCCAAAGCTTCTAAAATGTTGTTAGAATTTCTCGGTAACAATATTTCAAATATCAATAAAGAATTAGAAAAACTCAAACAGATACTTCCAAAATCAACAACAATAAAACCCGAGCATATTGAAGATAACGTTGGTATTAGCAAAGATTACAACAACTTTGAATTGATAAATGCTATAGGTATAAAAGATGAGTTTAAGGCTCAAAAAATCGCAAAATACTTTGCCCAAAATCCTAAAAATCATCCGCTCTTGCTAAGCTTAGGTTTGATGTTTAATTACTTTAATAAAATATTGACTTATCATGCTCTGAATAATAAAAGTGAATCAAATGCAACTAGAGCATTAGGAGTTCCACCATATTTTGTGAAAGATTATATCTATGCATCTAAAAATTATAATATGAAAGACACAACGCGAGCCATAGAACTAATAAGAGAAACCGATGCACAAAGCAAAGGAATCAATTCTGCACAAATTAAAGAAGAAGATTTGTTAAGAACTTTGCTCGTCAAAATAATGAGAGCTTAA
- a CDS encoding trypsin-like peptidase domain-containing protein, with amino-acid sequence MKKFMSYLGIAILGGMISLGTYQFLIEPHQIQSEENVINFDQPKVHQTVAYNYSNLVPENFNFTEATNSTVNKVVNVKNVSTYSSPQSFFEYYFGQGSGETKKAVRGIGSGVIITPDGYIVTNYHVIKGASEVEITLNNNKTYQAEVIGSAPDSDIALLKIDAQDLDYISFGDSDHINLGEWVLAVGNPFNLTSTVTAGIISAKGRSLDESNNMIQSFIQTDLAVNPGNSGGALVNAKGELIGINTAITSRTGSYVGYSFAIPSNNVKKIVEDLIEYGNVQKAILGVRGTDITPENYKQFDDIQQTQGFYVAKVDNGSGAQKAGLQEKDVIIKLDDIKIRKFSDLSGYISSKNPGDRVLVTYIRNGQIKTTTVTLEKYEYYRIKEIGVEVINATDDELKAFGVKNGVKINRLLNDSMIADNLIGILITKVDDQPVKDINALRDILDNRDPYKPLSLTFTAPNGESKTYVFR; translated from the coding sequence ATGAAGAAATTTATGAGTTATCTCGGTATCGCTATTTTAGGTGGAATGATAAGCTTAGGAACTTATCAATTTTTGATTGAACCTCATCAGATACAATCTGAAGAAAATGTAATTAACTTTGACCAGCCCAAAGTGCATCAGACGGTCGCTTACAATTATTCAAATTTAGTGCCTGAGAATTTTAATTTCACTGAAGCGACTAATAGCACTGTAAATAAAGTCGTCAACGTCAAAAATGTTTCAACTTATTCCAGTCCACAAAGTTTTTTTGAATATTATTTTGGTCAAGGTTCTGGTGAAACCAAAAAAGCAGTAAGAGGTATCGGTTCGGGTGTTATCATCACGCCAGATGGATATATCGTAACCAACTATCACGTGATAAAAGGAGCAAGTGAAGTTGAAATCACATTAAACAATAATAAAACCTATCAAGCTGAAGTGATTGGCAGTGCACCAGATAGTGATATCGCTCTGCTCAAAATTGATGCTCAAGATTTAGATTATATTTCTTTTGGAGACTCAGATCATATCAATCTTGGCGAATGGGTTTTGGCGGTTGGCAATCCATTTAATTTAACTTCCACAGTTACGGCAGGTATTATCAGTGCAAAAGGTCGTAGCCTTGATGAATCTAACAATATGATACAATCCTTTATTCAAACCGATCTTGCGGTTAATCCAGGCAATAGCGGTGGAGCTTTGGTCAATGCTAAAGGCGAATTAATTGGAATCAACACGGCTATTACTTCTAGAACTGGAAGTTATGTTGGCTATTCATTTGCCATTCCTTCCAACAATGTCAAAAAAATAGTTGAAGATTTAATAGAATACGGCAATGTTCAAAAAGCCATTCTCGGAGTGAGAGGAACTGACATTACGCCTGAAAACTACAAGCAGTTTGATGATATACAACAAACACAAGGGTTTTATGTAGCTAAAGTTGACAACGGAAGCGGTGCTCAAAAAGCAGGTCTTCAAGAAAAAGATGTCATCATAAAACTTGACGATATCAAAATCAGAAAGTTTTCAGACTTAAGTGGGTACATCAGCTCAAAAAACCCTGGAGATCGCGTTTTAGTAACTTACATTAGAAATGGTCAAATCAAAACCACAACGGTAACTCTTGAAAAATACGAATACTACAGAATTAAAGAAATTGGCGTAGAAGTTATCAATGCTACTGATGACGAGCTCAAAGCTTTTGGCGTCAAAAATGGCGTTAAAATCAACAGGCTACTCAATGACAGTATGATTGCTGATAATTTGATAGGGATTTTGATTACCAAAGTTGATGACCAACCCGTGAAAGATATCAATGCCTTACGTGATATTTTAGATAATCGCGACCCATACAAGCCTTTGTCTTTAACGTTTACAGCACCAAATGGCGAGAGTAAAACCTATGTGTTTAGGTAG
- a CDS encoding glycosyltransferase family 2 protein: MSIAVVILNWNGLGLLKTFLPSVVKHSAEAQIYVIDNASADDSVSFLKANYPKIKIISNSTNAGYAGGYNQGLKHVDADIYILLNNDVSVCENWLKPIIVAFDTHNDVAVIQPKILDYNKPDYFEYAGLAGGFLDICGYPYCRGRIFNTLEKDKGQYNKDTEILWASGACLIVKRKVFWDIGAFDEMYFAHQEEIDLCWRIHNSGYKIWYCHQSCVYHLGGGTLSAFHPQKTFLNFRNSLFNITKNVPSPWYVFIIFKRLLLDGLACVRFLFLGQFKHIFAVFRAHLSFYQNSFKIIKKREKALIFFKYHSTWSIVFQYFILRKKFFDDIN, encoded by the coding sequence TTGAGTATTGCTGTTGTCATATTGAACTGGAATGGTCTTGGGCTTCTTAAAACGTTTTTGCCCAGTGTAGTTAAGCATTCTGCTGAAGCTCAAATTTACGTTATTGACAATGCTTCTGCAGATGATTCTGTATCTTTTCTAAAAGCCAATTATCCCAAAATAAAAATTATTTCAAACTCAACAAATGCAGGTTATGCGGGTGGATATAATCAAGGTTTAAAGCACGTCGATGCAGATATTTATATTCTATTAAACAATGATGTATCGGTATGCGAAAACTGGTTAAAACCAATCATAGTCGCTTTTGATACGCATAATGATGTTGCGGTAATTCAACCAAAAATACTTGACTATAACAAACCAGACTATTTTGAATATGCTGGTCTTGCAGGTGGTTTTCTTGATATTTGTGGCTATCCGTATTGTAGAGGTAGAATTTTTAATACACTTGAAAAAGACAAGGGTCAATACAACAAAGATACAGAAATATTATGGGCAAGCGGAGCCTGTTTAATTGTGAAACGTAAAGTGTTTTGGGACATTGGAGCCTTTGATGAAATGTATTTTGCCCATCAAGAAGAAATAGATTTGTGTTGGCGAATACACAACTCAGGTTATAAAATATGGTATTGTCATCAATCTTGTGTCTATCATCTTGGCGGTGGCACATTAAGTGCTTTTCATCCACAAAAAACATTTTTAAATTTCAGAAACTCCTTATTTAATATCACCAAAAATGTACCATCGCCGTGGTATGTTTTTATCATTTTTAAGCGTTTACTTTTAGATGGTTTAGCTTGTGTGAGATTTTTATTTTTAGGACAATTCAAACACATTTTTGCGGTTTTTAGAGCACATTTATCGTTTTATCAAAATAGTTTTAAAATCATCAAGAAGCGTGAAAAAGCATTAATTTTTTTTAAGTATCACTCAACTTGGTCTATTGTTTTTCAATATTTTATACTGAGAAAAAAATTTTTTGATGATATAAATTAG
- a CDS encoding PhoH family protein has translation MNELIIELSDISPKEFFGHHNANIELIKSYFPKLKIVARGNKIKVYGNEERLEEFDKRFAMILEHFTKYNKIDENSIERILTSSESSADYTTPQSASEVLVHGVGGRNIKAQTSNQRKLVELMNKNDMVFAIGPAGTGKTYTGVALAVRALKQKQVRRIILTRPAVEAGENLGFLPGDLKEKLDPYMQPLYDALRDMIPPEKLDNYIEKGIIQIAPMAFMRGRTLDHAFVILDEAQNTTHAQMKMFLTRMGKNAKFMITGDTSQVDLPRRIISGLKEALLILKDVKGVGIIYLDDKDVIRHKLVKKVIAAYKSIENQN, from the coding sequence TTGAACGAACTTATTATTGAATTATCTGACATCAGCCCTAAAGAGTTTTTCGGACATCACAACGCCAACATCGAACTCATCAAATCTTACTTTCCTAAGCTTAAAATTGTCGCTCGTGGTAACAAAATAAAAGTTTATGGCAACGAAGAACGCTTAGAAGAATTTGACAAGCGTTTTGCTATGATTTTAGAACACTTCACAAAATACAATAAGATTGATGAAAACAGCATAGAACGCATTTTAACCAGCAGCGAATCTTCTGCGGATTATACCACGCCACAAAGTGCTTCTGAAGTTTTGGTTCACGGCGTTGGTGGTCGCAATATCAAAGCACAAACTTCCAATCAACGCAAACTTGTTGAACTGATGAACAAAAACGATATGGTGTTTGCCATCGGTCCTGCAGGAACAGGAAAAACCTACACTGGCGTTGCTTTGGCGGTAAGAGCCTTAAAACAAAAACAAGTCAGACGCATTATCTTAACCCGACCTGCGGTTGAAGCAGGCGAAAACCTCGGTTTCTTGCCAGGCGACCTCAAAGAAAAACTCGATCCGTATATGCAACCGCTTTACGATGCTTTACGCGATATGATTCCACCAGAAAAACTCGATAACTATATCGAAAAAGGCATCATCCAAATTGCCCCAATGGCATTTATGCGCGGTAGAACTCTCGATCACGCTTTTGTGATTCTCGATGAAGCTCAAAACACCACACACGCCCAGATGAAAATGTTTCTGACCAGAATGGGCAAAAACGCCAAATTTATGATCACTGGCGATACAAGTCAAGTAGATTTACCAAGACGCATCATTTCAGGACTTAAAGAAGCCTTGCTCATTCTAAAAGATGTCAAAGGTGTCGGCATCATTTATTTAGACGACAAAGATGTCATTCGTCACAAGCTCGTCAAAAAAGTGATAGCTGCATACAAATCAATAGAAAATCAAAATTAA